The proteins below come from a single Salvelinus fontinalis isolate EN_2023a chromosome 1, ASM2944872v1, whole genome shotgun sequence genomic window:
- the LOC129853554 gene encoding pterin-4-alpha-carbinolamine dehydratase-like: MASKIQGLSEEERDHLLPLLRNAQWVEVVGRDAIYKEFIFKDFNQAFGFMSRVALQAEKMDHHPEWFNVYNKVQITLSTHDCGGLSQRDITLATFVDQASVL; the protein is encoded by the exons GCCAGTAAAATCCAGGGTttgagtgaggaggagagggaccacTTACTCCCCCTGCTACGGAACGCCCAATGGGTGGAGGTTGTGGGAAGGGACGCCATCTACAAAGAGTTCATCTTCAAAGACTTTAACCAG GCCTTTGGCTTCATGTCCAGGGTGGCACTACAAGCTGAGAAGATGGACCATCACCCCGAGTGGTTTAATGTGTACAACAAG GTCCAAATCACACTCAGCACACATGACTGTGGGGGCCTCTCTCAGAGAGACATCACTTTGGCTACCTTCGTTGACCAAGCATCGGTCCTCTAA